The Thermoanaerobaculia bacterium genomic interval CACCGGAGGTCCCCGGGGACGCGTCTGGGCGGCGGCCGTGTCGCTCAAGGGCGCGGGAGGGGCTCCCGCGGCGATCCGTCCCCCCGCCCCGGCGCCCGCGAAGGAGAAGAAGCCGGAAACGGCGGGTTCCCCGGGAGGAGGCGAAGGGGAGGCGACCGTCACCGTGACCGCGACGACGTCGCTCGTTCCGCCGGCCCCCCCTTCTTCCCTGCCGAAAGGGGGAGAATCTTCGGAGATCGTCGAGATCGCCCCGGACGATTCGATCACTCCGGTCTGGCGGGCGGACGACGAGCTCGTGCATTCGTGCCGATGGGACGCCGCGGCCGACGGGCTGCTCGTCGCCACGGGCCCGCACGGCCGCGTCTACCTCCTCCGGCAGGGCCAGGCGTCGCTGTCGGCGAGCGTGGACGAGAAGCGGGTCGTGTTCGCGAGCGACGAGGTCCTCGCGACCGATTCGCCCGCCTCCGCGTACCGGCGCCTCCCGGCGAAGGAAGGGGAGTTCTTTTCCGCGATCAAGGACACCGGGCGAATGTCGCGATTCGGCGCGTTCCGGACCGACGCGTCGGTGCCGAAGGGAGCGGGACTGACCCTCGCGTTCCGCAGCGGGAACTCGAGCTCGCCCGACGCGACCTGGAGCGCCTGGTCGGCGCCGGCCGCCGCGGCGTCCCCGGGGAAGATCGCGGCGCCCCCGGGACGGTTCCTCCAGTGGAAGGCGGCGTTCTCGGCGCCCGCTCCGGACCGCTCCCCGGTCCTTTCGCGTGTCGAGTGCGCCTATCAGAACGACAACGCCCGCCCGCGAATCGATTCGGTGGCCGTCGGCACGCCGGGCGGCGAGAGCATCACGGCCTTCACGACCGCTTCGACCGACGAGGGATCGGCGGAGTCGATCTTCGCCTCCCCCGACGCGAAGAGCCCGACCCGGGCGGAGGCGCGAGGACTGCTGACGGTGACCTGGAAGGCGTCCGATCCCGACGGCGACGACCTCGTCGCCGACGTCGATTTCCGCCCGGCGGGCGGGAACGGCCCCTGGGTGCCGATGCGGCGCGGCGTGCGCGGGAACGCGTTCGGCTTCGATTCCCGTCTCCTGCCGGACGGACGCTATCTCTTCCGGGTCACGGCGAGCGATCGCTCCGGCAACCCGGACGACCCGAAGAGCGACACGATGGTCTCCGACCCGATCCTCGTCGACAACAGCCCGCCCTCGATCTCGCTCGTCTCGGCGTCCGCCGGAAAGAACGGCCCCGTCCTGCGGGTGCGGGTGACGGACGCGCTTTCGCCGGTCGCGGCGGCCGGCTGGAGCGTGAACGCGGGACCCTGGATGCGCGCCGCGGCGGACGACGGGATGACGGATTCTCCGGACGAGTCGTATACAATTTCGCTCCAGCCGGAAAACCGGGGAGCCTACGTTCTCGTGCGGGCGGTGGATGCCGCCGGCAACACGTCCTCGCTCTCGATCGTCGCTCCCTGACTTCTCCTTCCGGCGGCGGGGGGACGACCTGTGCTCGACCGGCGACTCGCCAGCGCGCTCGCTCTCGCCGCCGCGGTCTCGGCATGCCGCCAGCCCGCGACGCCCCCGCCGGAACGTTCCGCCGCGATCGGCTATCTCGACGAGAGCGCGCTCGGACCCCCGCGCCCCGGCGGCACGCTCTTCCGGCGCCTCGAGGGGGAGCCGGCGACGCTGAACCCGCTGCTCCAGACCGACGATTACGGCTCTTTCGTGATCGCCGACGTCGCCCGGAATCTGATCGACCTCGACAAGCGGCTCCAGCCCGTCGGGGGCCTCGCCGACCGCTGGGAATCGTCTCCGGACGGGCGGACGTGGACGTTCCACCTCCGCGATGCCGCGTGGGAGGACGGAACGCCCGTCACGTCGCGCGACGCCCTCTTCACCTTCGAGAAGGTGACCGATCCGAAGATTCCCGCCCTGCTCTTCTCTTCCGGTTTCGACGGGTATGCGGGCGCGGAGGCGGTCGACGACCGGACGTTCCGCGTCCATTTCCGGGAGCCGTACGCGTTCCGGATCTATGCGTTCAACCTGCCGCTGGTCTGCGCGGCGAGGAACGCGAAGCGGGATTTCCTCTCGTCCCCGGACGACCGGGCGCCGTTTTCCGACGGTCCCTACCGCATTGCCCGCTGGCGGACGTCGGAATCGATCGAGCTGGTCCGGAATCCGCGCTACTCGGGACCCCGCGCGCCGTTCGACCGCGTCGTTTTCCGGATCCTTCCCGACGGCGCCCAGGCCTATCGGGCGCTCGAGCGCGGCGACATCGACGAGATGCGTCTCTCGACGGAGCAGTGGCGCGCCTCGGCGACGGACGCGAGCTTCGCGAGCTGCTGCCGCACGACCCTCTTCTACGATCTTTCCTACTTCTACATCGGGTACAACAACAAGTCACCGCTCTTCGCCGACGTGCCGACGCGGCGCGCGATGGCGATGCTCCTCGACCGCGGCCGGATCGTTCGGG includes:
- a CDS encoding ABC transporter substrate-binding protein, giving the protein MLDRRLASALALAAAVSACRQPATPPPERSAAIGYLDESALGPPRPGGTLFRRLEGEPATLNPLLQTDDYGSFVIADVARNLIDLDKRLQPVGGLADRWESSPDGRTWTFHLRDAAWEDGTPVTSRDALFTFEKVTDPKIPALLFSSGFDGYAGAEAVDDRTFRVHFREPYAFRIYAFNLPLVCAARNAKRDFLSSPDDRAPFSDGPYRIARWRTSESIELVRNPRYSGPRAPFDRVVFRILPDGAQAYRALERGDIDEMRLSTEQWRASATDASFASCCRTTLFYDLSYFYIGYNNKSPLFADVPTRRAMAMLLDRGRIVRDLFYGTARILSGPWAPDSPAYDPSVAPYPFDPAGARALLASAGWKDTDGDGVLERAGRKFEFDLLYGAGSASVRQVCEVFKSDLEKAGVVCRPRAVEWAAFTKRMDAGDFEAVASSWSGDPNPDVYGYWASSQGPPNGLNNLSYANPEVDRLLAEVRAEPDAGKRRSLFSRIHRLIHDDAPATFVFQGAQKYAVSRSIGGLVSTPVGLFRFWPDSTAWWRRPAP
- a CDS encoding two-component regulator propeller domain-containing protein produces the protein APAEGRLFDDAGDEHVRCLYVDSQGRLWAGTSGRGLVLRISPDGSARTIYDSEKAEIAALTGGPRGRVWAAAVSLKGAGGAPAAIRPPAPAPAKEKKPETAGSPGGGEGEATVTVTATTSLVPPAPPSSLPKGGESSEIVEIAPDDSITPVWRADDELVHSCRWDAAADGLLVATGPHGRVYLLRQGQASLSASVDEKRVVFASDEVLATDSPASAYRRLPAKEGEFFSAIKDTGRMSRFGAFRTDASVPKGAGLTLAFRSGNSSSPDATWSAWSAPAAAASPGKIAAPPGRFLQWKAAFSAPAPDRSPVLSRVECAYQNDNARPRIDSVAVGTPGGESITAFTTASTDEGSAESIFASPDAKSPTRAEARGLLTVTWKASDPDGDDLVADVDFRPAGGNGPWVPMRRGVRGNAFGFDSRLLPDGRYLFRVTASDRSGNPDDPKSDTMVSDPILVDNSPPSISLVSASAGKNGPVLRVRVTDALSPVAAAGWSVNAGPWMRAAADDGMTDSPDESYTISLQPENRGAYVLVRAVDAAGNTSSLSIVAP